One Pocillopora verrucosa isolate sample1 chromosome 10, ASM3666991v2, whole genome shotgun sequence genomic window carries:
- the LOC131799189 gene encoding ADP-ribosylation factor-like protein 5B, with the protein MGLLFAKLFSWFSNEEHKVIIVGLDNAGKTTILYQFLMSEVVHTSPTIGSNVEEVVWKNIHFLMWDIGGQESLRSAWNTYYTNTEFLILVVDSTDRERLAVSKAELYNMLNHEDLRQAGVLIFANKQDIKGSMSVAEISEQLNLTSIKDHGWHIQACCALTGEGLYQGLEWITNHIRK; encoded by the exons aacACAAGGTGATCATTGTGGGCTTAGATAATGcaggaaaaacaacaattttgtatCAGTT TTTAATGAGTGAGGTAGTTCATACATCACCAACAATAGGCAGTAATGTAGAAGAG GTTGTAtggaaaaatattcatttcttgaTGTGGGATATAGGAGGTCAAGAATCACTAAGATCAGCATGGAACACATATTACACAAATACAGAG tttttaattttagttgtAGATAGTACTGATAGGGAAAGACTTGCTGTATCAAAAGCAGAACTTTACAACATGTTAAATCATGAG GATCTAAGACAAGCTGGGGTTCTTATATTTGCTAACAAACAAGACATAAAG GGATCAATGAGTGTTGCAGAAATATCAGAACAATTAAATCTTACTTCAATTAAGGACCATGGATGGCATATACAG gcATGTTGTGCCCTTACAGGAGAAGG aTTGTACCAGGGGCTTGAATGGATTACAAATCATATTAGGAAGTAG